The window ATTCTCGTGCCGCTGATGGCTGTTGTAATCGCGCCGTATTACCTGGGCGCGCCGGTCGCGGGATTCGCGCTCGCGCCCGTTTCGTTCGCGCTGGGATACCTGCTGCTTCGATACAGTCTCAAAATCGCCGCGGACAAGCTGGTCGAGCGCGAGCACGCGATTCTTGCGCTCGTCACAAGACCGGAAGAATAGCCGCGGCGTACTCGCCGCGCTTTCTGTCATCGGCCCGCTTCGTCAATTCATCTGGCGCAACGCGGCCTCGACGCGCGCCACGTCGCCCGGCACGTCAACCGCGATCCGCGTGTAGCCCGTCGTGACGACGCGTATGCGTATCCCGTTTTCCATCGCCCTAAGCTGCTCCAGCGACTCGGCAAGCTCCAGCGGCGTCTGCGCGAGCCTGCACAACCTGAAAAGCACATCGCGCCTGTAGATGTACACTCCGCCGTGCACCAGATACGACGCGTGCTCCACGTTGCGCGGGTAGGGAATCGGAAACCGCGAAAAGTAAAGCGCGTACCCCGCCCTGTCAACGACCACCTTTACGGTGGAAGGCTCGCGGATGTATTCGATGTCATTGCATTCGCTTGCGAGCGTCCCCATCTCCGCGCCCTCGTCAAGCACGACGCCGATCATTTCGTCCAGGTCGGCGGATTTTATCGTCGGCTCGTCGCCCTGGATGTTGACGATGTAGTCGCACTCGCATCGCTCCGCAACCTCTCCGATTCGGTCGGTGCCGGACGCGTGGTCGGCGCGGGTCATTTCCACGCGCCCGCCGAAGCCGCGCACGCACTCCGCCACACGCTCGTCGTCCGTCGCGACGACAAGCTCGTCTATCAGCGCCGCGCCGGATGCGCCGCGCCACACCCATTCGATCATCGGCCGGCCGAGAATAGGCGCAAGCACCTTGGCCGGGAACCGTGTGCTGCCGTACCGCGCTGGAATGACTCCGAGAACTTTCATCGCCGGGAGTTTAGCCGCGCCGGGCGGGAGTGTAAAGGCGGGGGCGCCGGATTCCCTCCGTGAAACGAATCCTGTCTAAAAGCCCCTTATTCTTCGTGTCATAGCTTCCGCCTGCGGCGGATGGTCCGAGGCCGTCCAAGGCCTTTCGCGTGCATTATGCCCCGATCCGCGTGAAAAATGACGCGCGGGGGAAAATCACACGCCGATGTGTCTTGTCGGAAATGTCACAATTATATCGGAATACAGTTGTGCAATTAACGATACAGAAATGCGGCGGTCACGCGCGCAAAATCAAGCTGTACGGCGCCGCTTCGGCGGGCAAAAACATGCTGACCTCTCGATGGCGTCCGGGCGCGGCCGCCTCCAGGGCGCTCCCCGATTTGTCCATAATGCTCGCGTAACCGATACGGAATCTGAAATCCGCTTCCGGCGTCATCAAAAGCATTT is drawn from bacterium and contains these coding sequences:
- the kdsB gene encoding 3-deoxy-manno-octulosonate cytidylyltransferase, with product MKVLGVIPARYGSTRFPAKVLAPILGRPMIEWVWRGASGAALIDELVVATDDERVAECVRGFGGRVEMTRADHASGTDRIGEVAERCECDYIVNIQGDEPTIKSADLDEMIGVVLDEGAEMGTLASECNDIEYIREPSTVKVVVDRAGYALYFSRFPIPYPRNVEHASYLVHGGVYIYRRDVLFRLCRLAQTPLELAESLEQLRAMENGIRIRVVTTGYTRIAVDVPGDVARVEAALRQMN